Proteins found in one Vespula pensylvanica isolate Volc-1 chromosome 10, ASM1446617v1, whole genome shotgun sequence genomic segment:
- the LOC122632425 gene encoding uncharacterized protein LOC122632425, whose amino-acid sequence MPSSHGVLVALLFTTLAVVIVTSSIVQQKRAANFDYYDDGYQNFQPVVKFQRPIVVPEFPKKDQQDLSKIPGIPGVDYPIYHSVPKTSFSCAHVPHVPGMYANVETGCQAYHICHDGREGQQGASFLCTNGTLFNQQDFACDWWYNVNCALAPQYYRLNSDPLTNPYVSKEEKDAIKQRLNRIVVL is encoded by the exons ATGCCAAGTAGTCACGGTGTCCTTGTCGCTCTGCTTTTCACCACCCTCGCGGTAGTCATCGTTACTAGCAGCATCGTTCAGCAg aaACGTGCAGCGaatttcgattattacgaCGATGGCTATCAAAATTTCCAGCCTGTGGTGAAGTTCCAAAGGCCAATTGTAGTTCCAGAATTCCCGAAAAAGGATCAACAAGATCTCAGTAAGATTCCCGGTATTCCTGGAGTAGACTATCCGATTTATCACAGCGTTCCAAAGACCAGTTTTTCTTGTGCTCATGTACCCCATGTACCAGGAATGTACGCGAATGTAGAGACCGGTTGTCAG GCCTATCATATATGCCACGATGGCAGAGAAGGTCAGCAAGGAGCCTCGTTTCTGTGCACTAATGGGACTCTTTTTAATCAGCAAGACTTTGCTTGTGATTGGTGGTACAACGTGAATTGTGCTTTAGCGCCACAATATTACAG ATTAAATTCGGATCCATTGACGAATCCTTATGTgtcaaaagaggaaaaagatgcTATCAAGCAGAGATTAAATCGCATCGTAGTGctctaa
- the LOC122632346 gene encoding general transcriptional corepressor CYC8-like, which produces MERCSGRGLSPRSIKLREIHFHRTFARCFVTHLLTMWLLFILAGLLAVSAEKETVSNVAEKSSSSPTASADDIVMLEIDVKEPAKRSPISASGVYGASPSQYVIRHGDDAQELSPEYLSVLQQYSQSQPQTFGPSTAAPPPQRRPLPAYARQQQQLQQAYHNYRKPTVVPPRPRAQLHPQALAQAEVTAQLQAQIEARNRAEAIHTARLNPSGTSTYQVAAYSEPKLGTFEQELLQLVSANQAQEFKLVPTQPKSALKSGYASEYSQQLVSYPSQYSKPAAAASQLPEQYHIETTAQRYQQQPAAAYQSVEEPIQIQYQPVQSLPIQTKEFRPSPQYQYAEDHSNLKAQAEAEAIARAQAHAQAQALAFQKVAQAAHNKHQQEAFQQIQIVNERHRQQSALEQIQQGTQISDAGRAHIEEQYHPKNPEAAYRARLKAQAQAELAEARRAQEAAEYKAHSDAILKLQAQQQAHLKAQEEAHRNALNFEKNQLQAQAQAQALAQAQAEALYKAHQQTRAKANSEVVAVARAQAEARKQDPDNTPVVQYLLPNSTPLPSPNSYYTSDEVQKYQASGSSYVPRSVPKDEAPPSLTEELQPTITQPRQTHKLKIPTASPSSVYVSQSGLLKKAPIKSLTIEEIIDQDQINGPQVVRIPTSKGHQTLTQEDLSALIQSGYSVTPIPQTVKPTQQTYIGENSSAGYYLKKQRNPVARPEYITYEDTIPQGRKPTRKNRPILKPQGSEAEASEKVTYLIPLEPEFGTKQPLVRRVQE; this is translated from the exons ATGGAG CGCTGTTCCGGGCGCGGCCTTTCCCCTCGGTCTATAAAGCTACGAGAAATCCACTTCCACCGAACATTCGCTCGCTGCTTCGTCACTCATTTACTCACCATGTGGCTGTTGTTTATCCTCGCAG gTCTATTGGCAGTTTCCGCCGAAAAGGAGACAGTCTCGAATGTGGCCGAAAAATCATCGTCGTCTCCCACGGCGAGTGCAGATGACATCGTCATGCTAGAGATCGACGTAAAAGAACCTGCTAAGAGATCACCTATATCAGCCAGTGGCGTGTATGGAGCATCACCAAGTCAATACGTTATTCGACACGGTGATGATGCTCAAGAG CTCTCACCGGAATATCTGTCGGTACTGCAGCAGTATTCGCAATCGCAGCCGCAAACGTTCGGACCATCAACTGCAGCGCCACCGCCCCAACGCAGACCATTGCCAGCTTATGCtagacaacaacaacaattgcAACAAGCCTATCACAATTATCGAAAACCTACCGTAGTACCGCCAAGACCTCGAGCTCAACTTCATCCTCAGGCTTTAGCTCAGGCTGAAGTAACAGCTCAATTACAAGCTCAGATCGAAGCTAGAAATCGTGCAGAAGCTATACACACAGCTCGTTTAAATCCAAGTGGTACATCGACTTATCAAGTGGCAGCGTATTCCGAACCGAAATTGGGTACGTTCGAGCAAGAACTTCTTCAATTGGTGTCAGCTAATCAAGCTCAAGAATTCAAGCTCGTTCCGACTCAGCCAAAATCTGCTTTGAAATCTGGCTATGCATCAGAATATTCTCAACAATTGGTAAGTTATCCGAGTCAGTATTCTAaaccagcagcagcagcatcacAATTACCAGAACAATATCATATCGAAACAACGGCACAACGTTATCAGCAACAGCCGGCAGCAGCTTATCAATCCGTCGAGGAACCAATCCAAATTCAATACCAACCAGTGCAGTCGCTTCCGATTCAAACGAAAGAGTTCAGACCTTCTCCTCAATACCAATATGCCGAGGATCATAGTAATCTGAAAGCCCAAGCTGAAGCCGAAGCTATAGCTAGAGCTCAAGCGCACGCTCAAGCTCAAGCTTTAGCTTTCCAGAAGGTTGCTCAAGCTGCTCACAACAAACATCAGCAGGAAGCTTTCCAACAGATTCAAATTGTAAACGAACGTCATAGACAACAAAGTGCTTTGGAACAGATACAACAGGGTACTCAGATCAGTGACGCAGGACGAGCTCATATCGAGGAACAGTATCATCCGAAAAATCCAGAGGCTGCTTACAGGGCACGTTTGAAGGCTCAAGCTCAAGCGGAATTAGCCGAGGCTAGAAGAGCTCAAGAAGCTGCAGAATATAAGGCTCATTCTGACGCCATATTGAAACTTCAAGCACAACAGCAGGCTCATCTTAAAGCTCAAGAGGAAGCCCACAGAAACGCTTTGAATTTTGAGAAGAATCAGTTGCAAGCACAGGCTCAAGCTCAGGCTTTGGCACAAGCTCAAGCCGAAGCATTGTATAAGGCTCATCAGCAAACACGAGCCAAAGCGAATAGCGAGGTTGTTGCAGTGGCTAGAGCTCAAGCGGAAGCTAGAAAACAAGATCCCGACAATACTCCGGTAGTTCAATATCTCTTACCCAACAGTACACCTCTCCCATCTCCAAACAGTTACTACACTAGCGATGAAGTACAAAAGTATCAAGCTTCTGGATCATCCTACGTTCCGAGATCTGTCCCAAAAGACGAAGCACCTCCCTCCTTAACCGAGGAACTCCAACCTACGATCACTCAGCCTCGACAAACTCACAAATTAAAGATACCAACTGCCTCGCCATCCTCTGTTTACGTGTCTCAGTCAGGTCTATTAAAAAAAGCCCCAATTAAATCATTGACGATTGAAGAAATCATCGATCAGGACCAAATCAATGGACCCCAAGTCGTACGTATTCCTACATCTAAAGGACATCAAACCTTGACTCAAGAAGACCTATCAGCCCTTATCCAATCCGGTTACTCAGTTACTCCCATTCCTCAAACCGTTAAACCTACCCAACAAACTTACATCGGAGAAAACTCATCAGCTGGATATTActtgaaaaaacaaagaaatccAGTTGCTAGGCCTGAATATATCACCTACGAAGATACAATCCCTCAAGGTCGTAAACCAACCAGAAAGAATAGACCAATTTTAAAGCCTCAAGGTAGCGAAGCTGAGGCTAGCGAAAAAGTTACCTATCTGATACCTTTGGAACCAGAATTTGGAACCAAACAACCATTGGTTAGACGTGTTCAAGAATGA